From Candidatus Deferrimicrobium sp.:
CGCCGCGGTGAAGGGCGAAAAGGGGAGGCTGCCGTGCCCCGCGAACATCTCCCAATGGGAGAGCAGGAGGAGAGGAACGCCTAGGGCGACACCGACGCGCAACCGCGACAGGAGGGCCCTTTCCTCCTCCCGCTGCACCCGCTCCTGCCGGGCGACCGGATCCTCCCCCGGCGACACCTCCGGGACCGAATACCCCGCCTCCTCGACGGCGATCCGCAGGTCGCCCAAGGAGACGACCCGGGGCAGGTGCTGAACGCTCGCCGTCTGCGCCGCCAGGTTGACGGACGCCGCGACCACCCCGGGGACCTTCCGAAGCGCCCGCTCGACCCGCCCCACGCATGAGGCGCACGTCATCCCGGCGACGGGGAGAGTCACCCGCGCAAGATCCTCGCCGCCCCGCGCCTCCTGCCGGATTGTGCTGTGCGGATCACCCATGGAGGCTGCACCCGATTCCGGGCGACCCTCTTCCTTCGGGGAAATCTCTTTCATGATTGGATAATAAGATGAAAAGAGGGATGCCGGGGGTGCGGATACGATTTTTCGGGAGCGATGCTATACTGGCCGCACGCGCCTGTAGCTCAGGTGGATAGAGCAGCTGCCTTCTAAGCAGCTGGCCAGAGGTTCGAGTCCTCTCAGGCGCGCCACCTACCTTCCAAAGAATCAATCATTTACGCACCGCCCGTTTTCGAGACCTCGGTGATGACATCCGCTTCGGATGCTATCGCCATAGGACGAACACCGGTCCTAAAAGCAGACAGATAACGGCCCGTATTAAGGACGGACGCTGATACCGGAGACCGGGGGACAGGATTATCGTCGAGTAATCAAAAAATCCAGGAGACAACGATGCAAATGGTAACTGTCTATCGCGTGGATTATGCCAGGAAGACCAAATATCCCATTGGTGTTGTCCTGGAGAGGCGAGAAACGGAGCGGCACCACAACTACCAAGACATGTTGTGGCTGGCGCGGAGACTCTTTGCGTTGGACCCGGCGGACTTCGCCAACATCGTTATCGATATTAGTCAAGTCCGGCGGACATTCCCGGAGCAGCACCGAGGAGCCCGACAGGACCTGAGGGAAACAGTGTGACTCTAATGCAACGACACTCGCGATTAAAACTTGACCGACAGGCAGATAGAACCGAAATTGTCTTCGCTTCCCTGTGTTTGGAACTCACGAGTACGAAGAACGTGGGTGTAGCTGACGCGCACATCGGACAAATCCAGGACCAAACCGAACTGCAGGTCGCCGACCAGGGGTTTCTTGTCCACGCTGCGGCTGTTACGGAAGGTGTTGCCGTCGAGAAAGATATTGCGCGCAACCGCCCGTCCCTCGACGCCAGCGAATATATACCATCCGAAACCGGGCACAGGTGAGAAATCCCAGGAGCCCGGCAAGCCGGGCTGGACGCGGGGTGGCCCGAAGTCGCCGGGCAGCCGTTTGCCGTAGCGCATGGTTACACCCGCATTGCCGTAGGTGAACACGTTGCCGAGCGCCGCACCGATGTGGGGAATGAAATCCACCTGGGCCTCGGACAGGGTTAATGTGGCGATTCCCTGCCAACTGCGCACGTAGGTCGCTACAATGCCCGGCTCATTGCCAAGCTGGGTGTTCCAGCCTTGTGGTTCGTTGCCGGGGAAAACCCTATGGACGAATTTTTGGGTCCGTCCCGCCAAGGAGGCCGGACCGATCATACCGAAGGTCATCCCGAACTGATCGCGTTGCCGTCCCGACACCACGCCCAGCTCGATCGTTCCATACAGCCAGCCGGCATAGGGACGATCCTGCAAAGGCGGATTCGCTATGGATATGTCGCTCGGCGTAAAAATGCTCTGGCCGAAGGCATAGCCATGTCGAACCTCGCCTTCTTCGGGGAACCACGGCATGAGGCGCGCCAACGTCATGGCCCACTTGGGTGTGGGTGCATCCCTACCCGGTTCCCAGATCACCATCAGCCCATTGGTATAGTGCCGGTCAACGCCGTAAAAAAAGTCGTTTTCCAGGACGACGCTCAGCGTCCCGGACTTCGGTGATTCCGCAGCCCAACCCTTGGATGGGCAGGCACCCTCGATCACCAGCAGTAACATCAGTCCGATACGAAGTATCTTTATTCGCTCGCGCATCGCCGCATCCGGCAAACCTTTTGCCCTCAGGATACCGGTTATAGAATTGCTCGGACAATCCCACCTTCCGACGGCGTTAACCCTTCCCCCCCCGGGATCGGGTCGATGATCTCATCGCGGGTTTCTCGTTGTAGACTATAGCCAATATCGATTACTATCGATACAGCAACGTAAGCTTGCTCCCGGCTGGACGAAGATCCACCTCTTCCGAGAGACCGCGCAACACTTCGCGCCACCGGAAAAGGAGCTTCCAATGGTTGCCTGGTGCCCGGTTCCACGGAAATCATACCCATTGCGGACCGGGATTCCCATGGATGACCTGCCCCGTGATAATTAATGCGATGCTGACGTTCGACCGCGCCGACGGGGACACCCTGGTCATCCGTATCGCTGGGGAGTGGACTGTCGGCAGTCCCCTCCCACCGACCGGGATGGTCGAGAAGGAACTCTCCTCCGGATCCGGAGTCCGCAGGGTCGCATTCGACGCTACGGCGCTGGGAGGATGGGACAGCGGCCTTCTGACCTTTCTCCTCAAGTTGTTCAACCGGTGCTCCGCTGCGGGGCTCGAGGTGGAGAAAACGGGCCTTCCTCCGGGGGTCGTTCGGCTCCTCGACCTGGCCACGGCGGTTCCCGAGCGAAAGGGGACCCGACGGGAGTCGAAACGGGATCCGTTCCTCGCACGGGTCGGCGACGCCGCCATTCGGGCCTGGAATGCCAACCGCGACGCGGTGACGTTCCTCGGCGAGGTGACCGTGGCTGCACTTCGGATGTTCCGGGGAAAAGCCCGGTTCCGACGCTCCGACCTGCTGGAGACCATCCAGGAGTGCGGGGCGCAAGCCCTCCCCATCGTCTCCCTGATCAGCCTGCTGGTGGGGCTGATCCTCGCTTTCGTGGGGGCCATCCAGCTCCAGATGTTCGGCGCCCAGATCTACGTGGCGGACCTGGTGGGGATTGCGATGGTGCGGGAGATGGCGGCGATCATGACCGGGATCATCGTGACGGGCCGCACGGGGGCGGCGTTCGCCGCGAAGCTGGGGACGATGCAGGTGAACGAGGAGATCGACGCCCTGAAGACGATGGGGCTTCCCCCGATCGAGTTCCTCGTTCTCCCGCGTGTGGTCGCCCTGTTCCTGATGATGCCGCTCCTGTGCCTTTACGCGGACGCGATGGGGGTGCTCGGGGGGATGATCGTCGGGGTCGGGATGCTCGACCTCGGGATCATGCAGTACTACCTGCAGACACGCAACGCGGTGCATCTGAACCACTTCTGGATCGGGCTCTTCAGCAGCGCGGTGTTCGGGATCCTGGTGGCCGTCGCCGGCTGCATGCGCGGGATGCAGTGCGGGCGCAGCGCCGCGGCGGTGGGAGAGGCGACGACGTCGGCCGTGGTAACCGGGATCGTCAGCATCATCGTGGCCACCGCGGTGATCACATTGATCTGCAACGTCCTGGGAATCTGACGGGCAACGGGGGAACGGCCGGGAGATGAGCGGAACGAGGGAACCGTGCATCGTCGTGAAGGACATGACGATGGCGTTCGGCAACTTTGTTCTCCAACGGGACCTGAACTTCTCGGTCGGCCGCGGGGACATCTTCATCATCATGGGCGGAAGCGGGTGCGGGAAGAGCACCCTGCTGCGCCATCTCGTGGGGCTCCAGACGCCAGCAAAGGGAGAGGTCCTCTACGGGGAGACGAGCTTCTGGGACGCGGAGCCTGCGGAGCGGGAGCGGATCATGCGGCGCTTCGGCATCCTCTACCAGGGGGGGGCGCTGTGGAGTTCCATGACGCTGGCGGAAAACGTCGCTTTGCCGCTGGAGGAGTACACGGACCTGGATCCGGAAAGCATCCGCGAACAGGTGTCGCTGAAGCTGTCGCTGGTCGGCCTCGCGGGGTTCGAGGAGTATTACCCTTCCGAGATCAGCGGGGGAATGAAGAAGCGCGCGGGCCTTGCCCGCGCCATGGCGCTGGATCCCGACATCCTGTTTTTTGACGAGCCGTCCGCAGGGCTCGACCCGATCAACGCACGCCGGATGGACGAGCTGATCATGGAATTGCGGGACAGCCTCGGGGCTACGATCGTGGTGGTGACCCACGAGCTGGCGAGCATCTTCACGATCGGGAACAACTCGGTCTTCCTCGACCCGGACGTCAAGACCATGATCGCATCGGGGGACCCGAAGAGGCTCCGGGACGAGTGCCCGGACCTGACGGTGAGGAATTTCCTGACGCGAGGCGAGGCGAGCACCGCAGGGAAGTGAACCAGGGACCG
This genomic window contains:
- a CDS encoding lipid A deacylase LpxR family protein codes for the protein MPDAAMRERIKILRIGLMLLLVIEGACPSKGWAAESPKSGTLSVVLENDFFYGVDRHYTNGLMVIWEPGRDAPTPKWAMTLARLMPWFPEEGEVRHGYAFGQSIFTPSDISIANPPLQDRPYAGWLYGTIELGVVSGRQRDQFGMTFGMIGPASLAGRTQKFVHRVFPGNEPQGWNTQLGNEPGIVATYVRSWQGIATLTLSEAQVDFIPHIGAALGNVFTYGNAGVTMRYGKRLPGDFGPPRVQPGLPGSWDFSPVPGFGWYIFAGVEGRAVARNIFLDGNTFRNSRSVDKKPLVGDLQFGLVLDLSDVRVSYTHVLRTREFQTQGSEDNFGSICLSVKF
- a CDS encoding ABC transporter ATP-binding protein gives rise to the protein MSGTREPCIVVKDMTMAFGNFVLQRDLNFSVGRGDIFIIMGGSGCGKSTLLRHLVGLQTPAKGEVLYGETSFWDAEPAERERIMRRFGILYQGGALWSSMTLAENVALPLEEYTDLDPESIREQVSLKLSLVGLAGFEEYYPSEISGGMKKRAGLARAMALDPDILFFDEPSAGLDPINARRMDELIMELRDSLGATIVVVTHELASIFTIGNNSVFLDPDVKTMIASGDPKRLRDECPDLTVRNFLTRGEASTAGK
- a CDS encoding MlaE family lipid ABC transporter permease subunit; translation: MLTFDRADGDTLVIRIAGEWTVGSPLPPTGMVEKELSSGSGVRRVAFDATALGGWDSGLLTFLLKLFNRCSAAGLEVEKTGLPPGVVRLLDLATAVPERKGTRRESKRDPFLARVGDAAIRAWNANRDAVTFLGEVTVAALRMFRGKARFRRSDLLETIQECGAQALPIVSLISLLVGLILAFVGAIQLQMFGAQIYVADLVGIAMVREMAAIMTGIIVTGRTGAAFAAKLGTMQVNEEIDALKTMGLPPIEFLVLPRVVALFLMMPLLCLYADAMGVLGGMIVGVGMLDLGIMQYYLQTRNAVHLNHFWIGLFSSAVFGILVAVAGCMRGMQCGRSAAAVGEATTSAVVTGIVSIIVATAVITLICNVLGI